One Panicum virgatum strain AP13 chromosome 9K, P.virgatum_v5, whole genome shotgun sequence genomic region harbors:
- the LOC120651325 gene encoding uncharacterized protein LOC120651325: protein MTGSRSYVAQCYVAKQTKFKDAPPTAIDVFKDTHCSSKSGFNENVQDAIAKMEAFVAQPIEEGKDPKTPVEAVAHVLPKSTFLRKVGMQSTEMKRNLKAAAMNDRVHELESELEAEKMGSAGLRSQVADLQKQVEEQKGAAADLQKQVEEQKGAARKNEEETEKIQGFLRSLFGNKFASGDAQQ from the exons ATGACAGGATCTCGGAGCTATGTTGCTCAATGTTATGTCGCG AAGCAAACCAAATTTAAGGACGCACCACCGACTGCAATTGATGTTTTCAAGGACACCCACTGCAGCAGCAAGTCTGGTTTTAATGAGAACGTGCAAGATGCCATT GCTAAAATGGAGGCCTTTGTTGCTCAACCAATAGAAGAAGGCAAAGATCCAAAGACTCCTGTTGAAGCTGTAGCTCATGTACTGCCCAAATCAACTTTTCTTCGCAAAGTTGGCATGCAATCCACAGAGATGAAGAGAAATCTCAAAGCTGCTGCTATGAATGACCGTGTACATGAGCTTGAGAGTGAATTGGAAGCTGAGAAGATGGGATCAGCAGGATTGCGATCACAGGTGGCTGATTTGCAGAAGCAAGTAGAGGAACAGAAAGGCGCAGCAGCTGATTTGCAGAAGCAAGTAGAGGAACAGAAAGGCGCAGCAAggaagaatgaagaagaaactGAGAAGATACAAGGCTTCCTTCGCTCTTTGTTTGGCAACAAGTTTGCATCAGGTGATGCTCAGCAGTAA